The window GCAATCTATAATATCGGGTTTGAACGTGGCTTGAATGAATGGCGAAAGTTTTTGAAAACCGGAGGCTATATTGCCGTTTCTGAGGCCTCGTGGTTTACCGAAGCGCGACCTGTCGAAATCGAGGAGTTTTGGAAGGATGCTTATCCGGAAATCGATACTATTTCAAATAAGGTCGCACAAGTGCAAAAAGCCGGATACATTCCGATGGCCACTTCTGTTCTGCCTGAGAATTGCTGGACTGAACATTTTTACGATCCACAAGTTCCTGCACAGAAAACCTTCCTGAAAAAATACGCAGGGAATAAGACTGCCGAGGAACTCATCGCAAACCAAAGGCATGAAGCTGAGTTATATTCCAAATACAAAGAGTTTTACGGCTATGTTTTCTATATTGGGAAAAAGATATAAATCATTGGGTTACATTTCAATGAGAGAAGAGGGCTTTACAATCGAAGCCGGCGGCACTTTTGTAGGATGCCTTAATCGTAACCCAGCTCCATCAGCCTCTGTTCGCTTATCCCGAGCGCGTGGGCGATCTCGTGCACCACGGTAATCGCGATCTCCTGCTCCAGGTCTTCGACGGTTTCGCACATCTCCTCCAGGGGTTCCTGGAACAGAAGGATGGCGTCCGGAAACAGTGGGGGCGAGGTAACAAACCGCTCCGGCCAGGGCACCCCGGTGTACAGGCCCAGGAGGGAATCGTCAGGAGAAAGACCCATCTCCTCCAGCATCTCTTCCGAAGGTCGTCTCTGCACGGATATGAGGAGATTGTCCAGGTGACGGCGGATCTCTTGAG is drawn from Deltaproteobacteria bacterium and contains these coding sequences:
- a CDS encoding class I SAM-dependent methyltransferase — translated: MGEESKSIHEFDFKLICEYFSSIERQGPGSPEVTIKALSFIDNLTNESRIADIGCGTGGQTMVMAYHTPGCITGIDLFPTFIDLFNTNANRLNLQDRVEGIVGSMDNLPFHHEELDLIWSEGAIYNIGFERGLNEWRKFLKTGGYIAVSEASWFTEARPVEIEEFWKDAYPEIDTISNKVAQVQKAGYIPMATSVLPENCWTEHFYDPQVPAQKTFLKKYAGNKTAEELIANQRHEAELYSKYKEFYGYVFYIGKKI
- a CDS encoding metallopeptidase family protein; translation: MKLSDKTFNRIVKKAIDRIPQEIRRHLDNLLISVQRRPSEEMLEEMGLSPDDSLLGLYTGVPWPERFVTSPPLFPDAILLFQEPLEEMCETVEDLEQEIAITVVHEIAHALGISEQRLMELGYD